From Drosophila nasuta strain 15112-1781.00 chromosome X, ASM2355853v1, whole genome shotgun sequence, one genomic window encodes:
- the LOC132795878 gene encoding farnesol dehydrogenase yields MERWRNRIAVVTGASSGIGAVLTGQLIASGVRVVALARRLDRLEQVRQQLAEEQRQQLHIRQCDVTDLQSVNAAFDWIESELGGADILINNAGKLSGGQLVTMSLDTMQQVLQTNVMGVVYCTQRAFKSLRERNASGHVVLINSIVGHYLFNPLPGSFQELNMYPATKHALTAMTELFRQEFRDFKTQIKVTSISPGLVDTELVPQAYKRLPMLQPEDVANAIMYALATPPHVQVHEVTLKPMGEPF; encoded by the exons ATGGAACGTTGGCGGAATCGTATCGCTGTGGTGACTGGCGCCAGTTCAGGAATTGGAGCTGTCCTCACCGGCCAACTGATTGCCTCGGGCGTTCGCGTTGTGGCCTTGGCCCGTCGCCTGGATCGGCTGGAGCAAGTGCGTCAACAGCTGGCCGAagaacagcggcagcagctgcacatTCGTCAATGCGATGTCACTGATTTGCAGTCCGTAAATGCCGCCTTCGATTGGATCGAATCGGAATTGGGTGGCGCTGATATATTGATCAACAATGCGGGCAAATTATCTGGTGGCCAGCTGGTGACCATGTCCCTGGACACTATGCAGCAAGTGCTGCAGACCAATGTCATGGGCGTTGTCTACTGCACGCAACGCGCCTTCAAATCGCTCAGAGAACGCAATGCGTCAGGCCATGTGGTGTTGATCAACAGCATTGTGGGTCATTATCTCTTTAATCCGTTGCCCGGCAGCTTCCAAGAGCTGAACATGTATCCCGCTACGAAGCATGCTCTGACTGCCATGACTGAGCTGTTCCGTCAGGAGTTTCGTGACTTCAAGACACAGATTAAGGTTACG AGCATTAGTCCGGGTCTGGTGGATACGGAGCTAGTGCCGCAGGCTTACAAGCGATTGCCCATGCTGCAGCCGGAGGATGTGGCCAATGCAATCATGTACGCTCTGGCCACACCGCCGCATGTCCAGGTCCACGAAGTAACCCTCAAGCCAATGGGCGAGCCTTTTTAA
- the LOC132796228 gene encoding farnesol dehydrogenase → MERWQDRVAVVTGASSGIGAAVAKDLVRAGLVVVGLARRVERIEALREHLPEELQSRLHAIKCDVGEEASVAAAFDWIEAQLGGIDILVNNAGLLYSGQLLTMDVEQLQHVMQVNLMGVIYCTQRAFRSMQQREVGGHVVLINSLTGHHIINPPGDELQCLNMYPITKHGISALLEVMRQELNGFKTQIKVTSISPGVTNTEILPGGYNALPMLQPEDISAGILYAIGTPPHVQVHQLTIKPIGEPF, encoded by the exons ATGGAACGTTGGCAAGATCGCGTGGCTGTTGTTACGGGCGCCAGCTCAGGGATTGGCGCTGCCGTGGCCAAGGATCTGGTGCGTGCCGGACTCGTGGTCGTTGGCCTCGCACGCCGCGTGGAACGCATCGAAGCGCTGCGCGAACATCTGCCGGAGGAGCTGCAATCCCGACTGCATGCCATCAAATGCGATGTGGGCGAGGAGGCGTCGGTGGCCGCCGCCTTCGATTGGATTGAGGCGCAGCTGGGCGGCATCGATATACTGGTGAACAACGCGGGGCTGCTCTACTCCGGCCAACTGCTGACCATGGATGTGGAACAGCTGCAGCATGTGATGCAGGTGAATCTGATGGGCGTCATCTACTGCACGCAGCGCGCCTTTCGTTCGATGCAACAGCGTGAAGTGGGCGGTCATGTGGTGCTCATCAACAGCCTGACCGGACATCATATCATCAATCCGCCAGGCGATGAGCTGCAGTGCCTCAACATGTATCCGATAACGAAGCATGGCATCAGCGCATTACTCGAGGTGATGCGACAGGAACTCAACGGTTTCAAGACGCAGATCAAAGTGACG AGCATCAGTCCTGGTGTCACCAACACCGAGATTCTGCCCGGTGGTTACAATGCGCTGCCCATGCTGCAGCCCGAAGACATTTCGGCGGGCATCTTGTATGCGATTGGCACCCCACCGCATGTCCAAGTGCATCAGCTGACCATCAAGCCCATTGGCGAGCCGTTCTAA